The genomic segment AGGCCGTCGAGGCCATCTCCTTCACCGGGTCGACGCCGGTCGGGAAGTACCTCGCCAACAACAGCGGGATGAAAGAGCTCACGCTCGAACTGGGCGGTAACGACCCGACGATCGTCTGGGACGACACCGACCTCGAACAGGCGGCAGTCCAGGTCGTCGGCGGCGCCTGTTCGAACGCCGGCCAGGTGTGCAACAGCGTCGAGCGCGTGATCGTCCCCGAACGCATCGAAGACGAGTTCGTGGAGCACCTCGTCGACGCCTGCGAGGATCTCGTCGTCGGCGACCCCTTCGAGGAGGGGACCAACATCGCCTCGATGGTCGACGACAGCCAGTTCGACGATGTCGTCGAACTCTTCGAAGCGACCGTCGACGCCGGCGCCACCGTCGAGTGTGGCGGTAACTACGGCGGCGACCTCGGCCCGCGGACGTTCGAGCCGACCGTCCTCTCGGGCGTGACCCCGGACATGCCCGCGGCCAAGGAGGAGACGTTCGGCCCGCTGGTCCCGGTCATCACCGTCGAGGACTTCGAGGAGGCACTTGCGGAGGCCAACAACACCAACTACGGCCTCGAAGCCGGCCTGTTCACCCAGGACATCGACCGCGCGAAACGCGCGGCCGACACCATCGACGCCGGCGGCGTCAACATCAACACGGTCAGTGGCTTCCGCGCCGATCACATGCCCTACGGCGGGTTCAAGGACTCGGGCGTCGGGAAGGAAGGTATCAAGTACGCCGTCGAACACTTCTCCCGGGAGAAACTCGTCGGCTTCCACCAGGGCTTCAACGCGTAAGTTCCGGTACGGCGCCGTTTTTCAGTCGACGCTGACCCATCGATCCGTCTCGGCGGCCTCGTAGATCGCTTCCATCGCGTGCATGTCGACGAGGCCGTGGTCGCCGTCGGGGCGGATGGGTGCGTCGCCGCGGAGTCGGTCCGCGAAGTAGTCGAACTCCTCCAACATCTGGTCGACCTTCTCGACGGTCACCGACGCTCGGCCGTCGCCACGGGAGACGTGGAGCTGTCGGGACTGGTCCTGGAAGAAGGCCGGTTCGACGCGGACCTGGCCCTCGGTGCCGGTGACGGTGATCCCCGAGGACTGGCGGGCGTTGTGGCTGGCGTAACACTGGCCGTACACCTCGTCGGGGAACTCCACGGAGAACGCGACCGTCTCGTCGACCTCGCCGAACGCGTCGTGGGTGCTGGACGTGTTGCCGGTGACCGCCAGCGGGTCGGCGTCGAGCAGGAAGCGCGCGGTGTTGAGCGGATAGATCCCGATGTCGAACAGCGCGCCGCCGCCGGCGAGTTCCGCGTCCAGACGCCACTGGTCGGGGTTCGGGTCGATGCGGTCGAGCAGTCGCTGGGACATGTCGCCGGTGACCGACATCGGCTCGCCGACGTAGCCGTCGGCGATCAGTTCGCGCGCTCGGCGGACGGCCGGTTCCGTGTGCATCCGGTAGGCGATCATCAGCTCGACGCCGGCGTCGGCGGCGGTGTCGCGGAGGCGGGCGGCCCGCTCGCTGTCCCGCTCCATCGGTTTCTCACAGAGGACCGCCTTCCCGAACTCGGCAGCGGTCTCGACGTACTTCAGGTGCAAGGCGTTGGGCGTGACGATGTAGACGGCGTCGTACGCGTCGCGGGCGGCGCCGTCGTGGAACTCGTCGTAGGTGATCCCGTGGTCGGCACCGTCGGTCTCGGCGGCGATGCGCTCGGCCTTTTCGGTCGAACTGCTGACCATGACGGCCGGTTCACAGCGGTCGCTCGCCTCCAGTGCTGGCAGGGCTCGCCCTTTCGTGAACCAGCCCAGTCCGATGACCGCAAACCGAACGGGGTCGACGGTGTCGGCGTCGACCGTTTCCCAGTCGCGTGCGCAGCTATCTTCGACGATGGCACTCAGGTCCATATCGGGACCACTGGCCCGTGGCTCATAAATCGACCCCTCGCGGTGAACGAAACGGTTATATTTCAAAAGACAGAGTGCTAATCCGTGGCGCCCGAAGAGCCAGATATCTGTCCGTATCCCGGCCACGATACCGTCAGGTGTCCCGAGTGTCGGACGGACATCCCCGGTCTCGTCCCGGACGGGAGCCCGGAGGACCCGGAGCCGCGCTGCCCGGCCTGTGGCGAAGTCATCGACACGGTCATCATCACCGACGGGTGAGCCGCCGGACCGTGGTCGGAAGTGTTAGTAATAAATGTTTTCGTGCGTGGAGACTGCGACGGCCCGAGTTCGACGGTGACGGAAATCTTTATGAGGAGTACGAGTAAACAAATCGGACAGTGACCGAACAGCGTCGGCGGCCGCTGTTCCGGACCGGAGGATCATGACAGCGACACACGTCGGCTCGACCGAGTCAGGGGCGGGAGGTCCACAGGTTGTGCTGTGTCCACACAGCGGTCAGCCACCCACGAGAACCACGATCGACTCCGGCCGGAAGGTCGGAACGCCACCGGCAACGACGGAGCGATGAACTTAGAAGAACGGATCAGGCGGCGGCAGCGACCGACCGACGAGGCGACACTCGTCACCGAGTGGGAGCCGCTGTCCCCGGTCGCTCACGTCGAGGAACCGGTCAACCGGGCGATGGTCATCGAGCGAGTGCTCGACCACTTCGATCCGCTGTTCGAACGTCGGACGCCGCCGAACCTCTATCTCCACGGCCCCGCCGGGACGGGGAAGTCGGCGGTCGTCACCGCGCTGTGTCAGCACCTGGACCGGTACCCGATCAGTTCCCGCCCGGTGATCTACACCACGACACGTGTGGCCGAGGAGTCGCCGGTCGTGGTGTATCTGGACGCGCGCCGGATCACCAGCGAGTTCGAGTGGTACCACTCGCTGCTCGACGAACTCGTCGAGGAGTCGGTCCCCGAGCGGGGTGTCGGCACGGATCGCCTCGAGACACGGCTGCGAACCCTGCTTCGGGATCGGACGACGAAGTTCGTCGTCGCGATCGACCACTTCGACGAACCGACCGTCGAGGTCGAACGTTTCGTCGAGCGACTGGACTCGCTCCCGGACAACCTCTGCTGGCTCGCCGTCGGCAGGACGCCACCCGGGGCCACGCCGGTCGCAGAACTGACCGCCGACGCGATCGAGTTCGACCCGTATCGACAGCAGGTCCTGACGGACGTGGTGATGGCGCGTGCCTCGCTGGGACTGAGTGAGAACGTGCTGGACCACGACCTGGCACGGGAGATCGCGGAGCGGGCGGACGGGAACGCACACGACGCGCTGACGGCGCTGTCGCTGGCGACGGGCAGGGCAGTCGACGCGGGCCGGACGACGATCACCGACACCGATATTTACACCGCGTTCGAGGACATCCCCGACGACGGCGTGGCGCTCGGGCGTGTGCTGTCGCTTCCGGAGAACCGCCAGGCAGTCCTGCGTGAACTCGTCGACATCCCGCCGGACGAACGGCGATCGGTCGCCAGCGCCACGCGGGCGATCGACCCAGAGCTCTCGCTGTCGCCGGGGACGATCAAGCGGTTTGTCTACGAACTCGCGGAGGCGGGCGTGTTGAAACGGATCGAAGCCATGACGAACACGTCACAGGGACGGCGACCGAGCCGCGTGGAGTATCTGTTCCCGGCGGAGGCGTTTCGGCGGCTGTACGACCGGCGACAGTAGCGAACCCGACGGTTTCGTAGTCGTATTTCGCATTTATAAGAAGAGTGGCGAGAAAACAACCGTGAGTGTATCTTTTCGTATCGAGGTGCCGATATTTTTCCGCGGGTTCGCGATTTTGGTATCTAAAGTAGCGCTGGGAGGTTCCCGTTCGGTCTGTCCAGAGTCGTATGCGTGAGAGTGTCGGTGGCCGATCGCTGTCGCGGCTGTCCGAACGGCGGTTGACCGGAGCCGCGGCGAGGGTGGCGTCGAACGAGGAGTGACTTCGACGGTAACGATGTTCGGGTGTAGCCGATAGGGCCACCTTACGGCGGGTCGTCGGTCCGTTACAAAGAGCGGGGAGAGCGATCGGTAAGCTATGCACGCCGAGAGTACGAGTGCTGGCGAGTTCGGCGACAGAGCGAGCGCGGTCCCGGTCACCACCGACAGATGACAGCCGGCGAATCGCTGAACAGACGGCAGTTTCTCCGGGCGGGGCTCGGGACCGCACTGGCAGCCGGGGCCGGGACAGCGGCCGCCCAGGAAGGGACGACACACACGGTCGAGATGACGGACGGATTGGTGTTCGACCCGGACGACCTGACGATCGAACCGGGCGATACGGTCGTCTGGGAGAACGTCGGCGCCATCGGACACTCGGTCACGGCCTACGAGGCGGAGATTCCCGAGGAGGCGACGTACTTCGCGAGCGGCGACTTCGACTCCGAGGACGCGGCGCGGAACAGCTACAGGGCCGGCGATCCGGAGAGCGGGGACATCACAGAGGGGATGACCTACGAACACACGTTCGAGGTCGCCGGGAGCTACGACTACTTCTGCATCCCACACGAGTCCGCCGGGATGGTCGGCACGATCCAGGTCGGCGGCGACGGCGGGAACGGTGGCGGCGACGGCGGGAACGGCGGCGGCGGGTTCGTGATTCCGGAGGTGCCCGACAGCGCCAGAACGCTCGCCGTCTCGGCGACGATCACCTTCCTGAGCGTGCTCGGACTCTCCTACGTGTTCATGAAGTACGGCGGCGACTACCTTGAGGACGACGCCACGGAGTGAGCGGTGGCTGTAGCGCGGGCTTATCCGCGTATCGAGTGCATACTAAAGAGGAACTCAGGAGCAAGACTGTGTGTGATGAGACGGCACATCAGCCTATCGAAACGGCGGCGCTCGGGCGAGCGCGCCCGTGTCAGACAGGGACCCGGCGGTGGGAGCAGATGAGCAGCGAGGAACGGCCCACGGACCCGATCGGGCCGGCCCGGACAGCGTCTGCGGGGGCCGTCGAGTCAGACACAGGGGCGGAGTCGGTGAAGTGCCGACAGCTTCGTGAACTGTTCGAGGACGTGACCGGGACGGATCGGATCGTCGAGAAACAGGAGTCCTCCGGCGCCTCCCGCTGTGTCGCGGACGACCCGTCGGGAGCCACCATCGCGGAGTACGTGAGCAGCATGGTGCGAGACGACGGCCTCGGCGAGACACTCGCCGAACCCGACACCGGGTCGACGCCGGACTGATGTCCGTGCTCGGCGGTCGGTCCCCGCTGCCGGCCCTCACATGAACATCCGATCGTCCGGATACTCCGAACTCACGTCGCTCCCGCCGGCACCGCGGGACTCCATCCGGCTGGCGAGTTGCTCGTAGTACTGTTTGAGTTGGTCACCGAACGTCCTGAGGTCCGTCTCGTCGACATCGAGGTCGTAGAGCCCTTCGAGCGCGTCTATCAGCCGCAACGCCGCGTCGATATCCGGGCCGGGGAGATGCGTCGGCGTGATGAGAACGCCCGTTTCGGGGACCGTCTCGTCCAGACTCCGGGTGACCAGTTCGCCCACGATACCGTCCAACAGGCCGCCCCGGAGCGGCGAGAGCGACGAGTCGGCGAGCCGGCGGTCCCGGTAGGCCGGCGTCGCGACCGAGAACACGTCGTGTTCCTCCGGTCCGTGAGGGAACGGGACGCCGTGGAGGACGGTGATCTCGTCGACGGCGCTTGGCTCGATCCAGTCGAGCAGCGCGTCGACGTAGCCGCGACCGGCACCGACGGGGACGAACAGCTCCTCAATGAGGATAGTCATGTCAGCGCCAGTGTGCGTGAACAGCCGGCCGTGGTGACGCGGGACGCCGTCCTCGAACGGCGCGATGGCCGGGAGGTCGTTCGGGGCGACGTGGCCGATGAGCGTCGCGTCGAGGTGCCGGACCAGGTGATCGACGGCGGTAACGCCGGCCATCCCCGGGTTCGCCTGGCCGACGAGCAGCGTCGATCCGATGGGCTTGTGCTCCGTGGTGTCGATGCGAAAGGTGTCTGCGACGGACATCCGTGGGACGTTGGCGACCCCGGCCCGTAGTTAGCGGTCACGTTCCCGGTCCCTACCGGACTGTTACCGTCGTGTCGGAACGGACAGCGGACCGGGACTCGCCGACAGCGTAGATCGCTCCCGATGGGCCCCGTACCGGCGATTCCCGCGTGGCTAGGACCCGGTTACTCCTGGGGCCGCGGCGACCGACCGTGTCAGGACGATCGTGTGGAGTTATGTCACCCCGCACCGATCGTGTCGGTGAGGTATCATGCCAGTCTCAGACCTTGCGCGAACGGACGTGATGACAGTCGATGGCGACCAGACCGCCGGTAACGTGGCGACGGTCATGGCGGAAGAGAACGTCGGGAGCGTGATCGTGGAAGAGGACGACAGGCCCATCGGGATCGTCACCGACAGAGACCTCGTGATCCACGTTCTCGAACCACGGCGGGATCCGGCCGAGATGACCGCCGCGGACATCATGACCGAGACGCTCTCGACGGTTCAGGGTGACATGGGGCTGTTCGAGGCGACCGCGAAGATGCAGGCCGATACCGTCCGTCGGCTCCCGGTCGTCGACGACAGCGGCCTGATCGCGGGGATCATCACGCTGGACGACATCCTGCAGTTGCTCACCGAGGAACTCCAGAACCTCGCGAGCGTGGTCGAAGCGGAGTCGCCGCCGTACTGAGTCCGGACGGAACGACGCGCTCAGACATCGAGGACGGCTTCGAGAACCCACCCGTCGTCGTCTTCTACGACCCGCATCTCGCTGTAGGTCGGTGCTTTGAGGTCCATCGCTCGCTCGTCCGGGTCGATGGCCGCCCCGACGAGCGTCCCAGACAGTTCGAACCCGTCGTCGCTCCGGTGGATCGAGAGCCCGGTGATCCCGGTGACGACCGCATTCTCGACATCCTGAAAGAGGATCACCCGGTCGAGGAGGTCGAACAACAGCGCCTCGGCTGTCCGGGCTTCGATCGCTACCTGCCGGGTCCGTCGCTCCCCCGCAGGGACCGGGTCACCGTCGGTGACGATCGCGGAGACGGCATCGAGGGCGGCCCGGAACGCGGCGTCGAGCGACTCCCCGCGTGCCCTGAGTTTCACGTCCGCCGGGTGAGAGAGCAGTTCGTACGGCACGATCGGTGACTACGTTGTCCAGGCGGTAAGGCTTTCCTCGGGGTCAGAACCGGGACAAACAGACTGCGGCCGTCACTGGGAAGCGTTAGCGAGCGCGGTGTCGGCCCACGCTGGCCGCTCGATGTCGCGGCCACCGAGGCTGAGGACCTCGTAGCTGACATCGACGACGCCCGGTTCGCTCGTCGCGCCCGAGGAGACCGTGTACGTCCCGGACGCCTCGAACTGCAGAACCCGGCCGCTGGCGTCGACGACCAGGCGCGCCTCGTAGTTCCGGAGGTCCGTCCCGTTTTCCGGGAGGACGGCCGACGCGTTCGTCGAGGTCGCCGCCAGCGTCACCAGATACCGGCCGTCGCTGGTCTGGCTGTCGACCACCTCGAAGGTCGACGCGGTAAGGTGTGACCGGAGCGCGCCGGTCCCGGTGAGATCGGCGGCGCTCGCCGGCGGCCCGGTGGAGTACCGGACCGTGTCACCGACCTGGCCGCGCACGACCTGGCGGCTCCGATTACCCCAGGTGTCGAACCGGGAACTCGGTGCGCCCGCTCCGGAGGTCACTCGATACCGGTACTCGGTCTTGTTCGACTCGACGAGCGTCCGCTGGCGGCCGACGATCGTGACGACCTGCCCGTCCCGGACGAGCGACCGGTTCGCCCGGTAGTCGTTCTCGAACCCGGCGGCGAGCATCGCGTCACTGTGGGCAGCCAGCAGCGCCGCGGGGTCCGTGAGCCGCCCGTCAGAGATCCCGGGGACGGCCGCCGGTCCCGACACTGAGGCATCGGTTGCGGACGGCGTCTCGGGCGCCGGTGCCCCGCCGAAGCCGTTACAGCCGGCCAGAACGACCAGAGCCAGCAGACACACGCCGAGTCGCGAACCTCGCATACCCGCCGGTCGTCGTCGCACGGCAAAAAAAGGACAGTTCCGGAACGGCGCTACCGACCGTCGTCCGCGGCCGGGTGCCTATCGCGCCAGGCCCCCAGTTCCGGGTAGTCGGCGATCACGCCGTCGACACCGGCGTCGGCGAGGGCTGCGGCGCGGTGCCAGGTGTCGACGGTCCAGGCGTTGACGGCCAGCCCGCGCTCGTGGGCCGTCTCGACGACCGTGCGCTCGGTCGCCCCGGAGACGTGGTGCCAGTGTGGGTGGATCGCGGCCGCGTCGTAGCGGGCCGCCGTGGTCAGGCCGTCCGTGATCGACTCGCCAGTGATGACAGCGACGGGGTACCCGCCGGCAGCGTCGACCGCCGCGAGCGCGCCCTCGTAGAACGAGGAGAGCAACACCCGCCTGTCGAAGTCGTCAAGCAACGCCAGCACGTCGGCGACGAAGGGCTGCCAGCGCTCACGGGCGGGCGTCGGGTCGGCCAGCGCGAGCGCGTCGGCGAACGGCGCGACCGCTCGGCCTGGGTGTTTCAGCTCCACGTTGACCCCGACCCCCTCGGGGATCGCTGCGAGGACGGCGTCGAGGGTCGGGACGGTCGCGTGCGTGCCC from the Haloarcula pelagica genome contains:
- a CDS encoding aldehyde dehydrogenase family protein, which translates into the protein MSQQAASRLDKQMLIGGEWVDADERTDVIHPYDGDLVGSIPMATEQQVVDAIDAAEAAFEASELSAYQRYEYLHETARLVEERADEIATILTSEQGKPISEARGEVDRAVQTLDLSSEQAKRMFGEYVPMDAQKGFARDHCFTQREPLGVVAAITPFNFPLNLMVHKVGPALAAGNAVVGKPASNTPLTSIALFECLDDAADAVEFDVPDGLVNIVTGSGSATGDVILEHEAVEAISFTGSTPVGKYLANNSGMKELTLELGGNDPTIVWDDTDLEQAAVQVVGGACSNAGQVCNSVERVIVPERIEDEFVEHLVDACEDLVVGDPFEEGTNIASMVDDSQFDDVVELFEATVDAGATVECGGNYGGDLGPRTFEPTVLSGVTPDMPAAKEETFGPLVPVITVEDFEEALAEANNTNYGLEAGLFTQDIDRAKRAADTIDAGGVNINTVSGFRADHMPYGGFKDSGVGKEGIKYAVEHFSREKLVGFHQGFNA
- the gfo6 gene encoding D-xylose 1-dehydrogenase Gfo6; the protein is MDLSAIVEDSCARDWETVDADTVDPVRFAVIGLGWFTKGRALPALEASDRCEPAVMVSSSTEKAERIAAETDGADHGITYDEFHDGAARDAYDAVYIVTPNALHLKYVETAAEFGKAVLCEKPMERDSERAARLRDTAADAGVELMIAYRMHTEPAVRRARELIADGYVGEPMSVTGDMSQRLLDRIDPNPDQWRLDAELAGGGALFDIGIYPLNTARFLLDADPLAVTGNTSSTHDAFGEVDETVAFSVEFPDEVYGQCYASHNARQSSGITVTGTEGQVRVEPAFFQDQSRQLHVSRGDGRASVTVEKVDQMLEEFDYFADRLRGDAPIRPDGDHGLVDMHAMEAIYEAAETDRWVSVD
- a CDS encoding Cdc6/Cdc18 family protein; this translates as MSTQRSATHENHDRLRPEGRNATGNDGAMNLEERIRRRQRPTDEATLVTEWEPLSPVAHVEEPVNRAMVIERVLDHFDPLFERRTPPNLYLHGPAGTGKSAVVTALCQHLDRYPISSRPVIYTTTRVAEESPVVVYLDARRITSEFEWYHSLLDELVEESVPERGVGTDRLETRLRTLLRDRTTKFVVAIDHFDEPTVEVERFVERLDSLPDNLCWLAVGRTPPGATPVAELTADAIEFDPYRQQVLTDVVMARASLGLSENVLDHDLAREIAERADGNAHDALTALSLATGRAVDAGRTTITDTDIYTAFEDIPDDGVALGRVLSLPENRQAVLRELVDIPPDERRSVASATRAIDPELSLSPGTIKRFVYELAEAGVLKRIEAMTNTSQGRRPSRVEYLFPAEAFRRLYDRRQ
- a CDS encoding plastocyanin/azurin family copper-binding protein encodes the protein MTAGESLNRRQFLRAGLGTALAAGAGTAAAQEGTTHTVEMTDGLVFDPDDLTIEPGDTVVWENVGAIGHSVTAYEAEIPEEATYFASGDFDSEDAARNSYRAGDPESGDITEGMTYEHTFEVAGSYDYFCIPHESAGMVGTIQVGGDGGNGGGDGGNGGGGFVIPEVPDSARTLAVSATITFLSVLGLSYVFMKYGGDYLEDDATE
- a CDS encoding proteasome assembly chaperone family protein, producing MSVADTFRIDTTEHKPIGSTLLVGQANPGMAGVTAVDHLVRHLDATLIGHVAPNDLPAIAPFEDGVPRHHGRLFTHTGADMTILIEELFVPVGAGRGYVDALLDWIEPSAVDEITVLHGVPFPHGPEEHDVFSVATPAYRDRRLADSSLSPLRGGLLDGIVGELVTRSLDETVPETGVLITPTHLPGPDIDAALRLIDALEGLYDLDVDETDLRTFGDQLKQYYEQLASRMESRGAGGSDVSSEYPDDRMFM
- a CDS encoding CBS domain-containing protein; translated protein: MPVSDLARTDVMTVDGDQTAGNVATVMAEENVGSVIVEEDDRPIGIVTDRDLVIHVLEPRRDPAEMTAADIMTETLSTVQGDMGLFEATAKMQADTVRRLPVVDDSGLIAGIITLDDILQLLTEELQNLASVVEAESPPY
- a CDS encoding archease, with translation MPYELLSHPADVKLRARGESLDAAFRAALDAVSAIVTDGDPVPAGERRTRQVAIEARTAEALLFDLLDRVILFQDVENAVVTGITGLSIHRSDDGFELSGTLVGAAIDPDERAMDLKAPTYSEMRVVEDDDGWVLEAVLDV
- a CDS encoding DUF7537 family lipoprotein translates to MRGSRLGVCLLALVVLAGCNGFGGAPAPETPSATDASVSGPAAVPGISDGRLTDPAALLAAHSDAMLAAGFENDYRANRSLVRDGQVVTIVGRQRTLVESNKTEYRYRVTSGAGAPSSRFDTWGNRSRQVVRGQVGDTVRYSTGPPASAADLTGTGALRSHLTASTFEVVDSQTSDGRYLVTLAATSTNASAVLPENGTDLRNYEARLVVDASGRVLQFEASGTYTVSSGATSEPGVVDVSYEVLSLGGRDIERPAWADTALANASQ
- a CDS encoding glycerophosphodiester phosphodiesterase, with translation MDADSAPRVIAHRGFAGAAPENTVPAVEYACQHDETDMVEVDAVPTADGTVVCFHDPQLHETDDSRGITDADGTVWETATDTVLDARVLGTHATVPTLDAVLAAIPEGVGVNVELKHPGRAVAPFADALALADPTPARERWQPFVADVLALLDDFDRRVLLSSFYEGALAAVDAAGGYPVAVITGESITDGLTTAARYDAAAIHPHWHHVSGATERTVVETAHERGLAVNAWTVDTWHRAAALADAGVDGVIADYPELGAWRDRHPAADDGR